Proteins co-encoded in one Holophagales bacterium genomic window:
- the radC gene encoding DNA repair protein RadC: MARGADALTDEELVAILLGTGRAGTGVLETAREILRGNGLRGLLARSERGRVRELALGIGMAKACRIAAAAELARRLARAETEERPLIDAPEVAGAYLAAALATELREVMGALLLDSKNRLLHDEIVFRGGVSSAAVQPGPLLRIAVLEGAAALILYHNHPSGDPAPSPEDRATTSRFVAAGDVVGVPVRDHVVVGRGRFFSFRREGLM, translated from the coding sequence GTGGCGCGAGGCGCCGACGCCCTCACGGACGAGGAGCTCGTGGCGATCCTCCTCGGAACCGGCCGCGCGGGAACCGGAGTCCTCGAGACGGCCCGCGAGATCCTGCGCGGGAACGGCCTGAGGGGGCTCCTGGCGCGGAGCGAGCGCGGGCGCGTGCGCGAGCTGGCCCTCGGCATCGGAATGGCGAAAGCGTGTCGCATCGCCGCCGCCGCAGAGCTGGCCCGCCGGCTCGCCCGCGCCGAGACCGAGGAGAGGCCGCTCATCGACGCCCCGGAGGTCGCGGGGGCCTACCTCGCCGCGGCGCTTGCGACGGAGCTGCGCGAGGTGATGGGGGCGCTCCTGCTCGACTCGAAGAACCGGCTTCTCCACGACGAGATCGTCTTCCGGGGAGGGGTCAGCTCGGCCGCGGTCCAGCCGGGGCCGCTTCTGAGGATCGCCGTCCTCGAAGGGGCCGCCGCGCTCATCCTCTACCACAACCACCCGTCCGGGGACCCGGCGCCTTCACCCGAGGACCGCGCCACCACGTCCCGCTTCGTGGCGGCCGGGGACGTCGTCGGAGTTCCCGTGCGCGACCACGTCGTCGTGGGACGGGGGCGCTTTTTCTCCTTTCGCCGCGAAGGGCTGATGTAG
- the metG gene encoding methionine--tRNA ligase, translating into MSRYFTTPIYYVNDRPHIGHLYTTLVTDTLTRFHRLQGEDVRFLTGTDEHGQKIEKVARKEGVAPIDVADRHAPTFRDLWKRFGVANDDFIRTTEPRHRIGVTELIRRLEAAGDLYVAGHEGWYCVGCEAFYPEKDLEDGKCPTHGTVPEWQKEENVFFRLSKYQDRLLDLYEKGSVPGIPFVFPETRLNEVRSFVAAGLKDLSVSRTAIEWGIPFPGHPGHVVYVWLDALTNYLTALGLGSGDESGDESLVARYWPAGDERRVTHVVGKDILRFHAVFWPAFLMSAGLPLPTQVVSHGFWLKDQRKMSKSVGNVVRPDALVDAFGVDALRWHLISEMSFGQDASFSDEAFLVRYNSDLANGLGNTLSRAVRMASDAFDGKTPGERCDDNEVKRVADESVAAWDAAFRGCRLHEAAEAIRTLLGAIDGYITAKEPWKLVKAEGVTPALHRIHFNALEGLRVAAVMLAPIAPGASAEVLRRLGTPRSAEELRPSDLAWGGLPLGAPLAPAAPLFPRADAKAYFADQAADAKASLAEKGKETPVTEETKPVAATEAPVAAAPASAVSATADASVAPPAGPAAPVGPAAAPVPEPARISIDDFFKADLRVAEIIAAEKVEKSKKLMKMRVRIGEEERTIVAGIATAYTGEQLVGRKVVVVANLMPAKLMGIESNGMVLAASLPGTGEPSLLAVDPSVPSGTRVK; encoded by the coding sequence ATGTCCCGGTACTTCACGACCCCCATCTACTACGTCAACGACCGTCCCCACATCGGCCACCTCTACACGACCCTCGTCACCGACACGCTGACCCGCTTCCACCGGCTCCAGGGCGAGGACGTCCGCTTCCTCACCGGCACCGACGAGCACGGCCAGAAAATCGAGAAGGTGGCGCGGAAAGAGGGCGTGGCTCCGATCGACGTCGCCGACAGGCACGCGCCGACCTTCCGGGATCTCTGGAAGAGATTCGGCGTCGCCAACGACGACTTCATCCGGACGACCGAGCCGCGCCACCGGATCGGCGTGACCGAGCTGATCCGGCGCCTCGAGGCGGCCGGCGACCTCTACGTCGCCGGGCACGAGGGGTGGTACTGCGTCGGATGCGAGGCCTTCTACCCCGAGAAGGACCTCGAGGACGGCAAGTGCCCAACGCACGGCACGGTCCCCGAGTGGCAGAAGGAAGAGAACGTCTTCTTCCGCCTGTCGAAGTACCAGGACCGCCTCCTCGACCTGTACGAGAAGGGGAGCGTCCCGGGGATCCCGTTCGTCTTCCCGGAGACGCGCCTCAACGAGGTTCGTTCCTTCGTCGCCGCGGGTCTGAAGGACCTCTCCGTCTCGCGGACGGCCATCGAGTGGGGAATCCCCTTCCCGGGCCACCCTGGGCACGTCGTCTACGTCTGGCTCGACGCGCTGACGAACTACCTCACGGCCCTCGGCCTCGGGAGCGGGGACGAGAGTGGAGACGAGAGTCTCGTCGCGCGCTACTGGCCCGCCGGGGACGAGCGCCGCGTCACCCACGTCGTCGGCAAGGACATCCTCCGCTTCCACGCCGTCTTCTGGCCGGCCTTCCTGATGTCGGCCGGCCTTCCCCTTCCGACGCAGGTCGTCAGCCACGGGTTCTGGCTGAAGGACCAGCGGAAGATGTCCAAGTCCGTGGGCAACGTCGTCCGTCCCGACGCCCTCGTCGACGCGTTCGGGGTCGACGCCCTCCGCTGGCACCTCATCTCCGAGATGAGCTTCGGGCAGGACGCCTCCTTCTCCGACGAGGCGTTCCTCGTCCGCTACAACAGCGACCTCGCCAACGGCCTCGGCAACACCCTTTCCCGCGCCGTGAGGATGGCCTCCGACGCCTTCGACGGGAAGACGCCCGGCGAGCGGTGCGACGACAACGAAGTGAAGCGGGTGGCGGACGAGTCCGTCGCCGCCTGGGACGCCGCCTTCCGGGGCTGCCGCCTGCACGAGGCCGCCGAGGCGATCCGCACGCTCCTCGGCGCCATCGACGGCTACATCACCGCGAAGGAGCCGTGGAAGCTCGTGAAGGCCGAAGGCGTGACGCCCGCCCTCCACCGGATCCACTTCAACGCCCTCGAAGGCCTTCGCGTCGCCGCGGTGATGCTCGCGCCGATCGCGCCGGGAGCCTCGGCCGAGGTCCTCCGCCGCCTCGGGACGCCGAGGAGCGCGGAGGAGCTCCGCCCGTCCGACCTGGCCTGGGGCGGCCTCCCTCTCGGCGCCCCGCTCGCCCCCGCCGCGCCCCTCTTCCCCCGCGCCGACGCGAAGGCGTATTTCGCCGACCAGGCCGCCGACGCGAAGGCCAGCCTCGCGGAAAAAGGCAAGGAGACCCCCGTGACCGAAGAGACGAAGCCCGTCGCCGCCACCGAAGCTCCCGTTGCTGCCGCTCCCGCATCCGCGGTCTCGGCCACCGCCGACGCGTCCGTCGCGCCTCCTGCCGGCCCGGCCGCGCCCGTCGGCCCGGCCGCTGCGCCCGTACCCGAGCCCGCCCGCATCTCGATCGACGATTTCTTCAAGGCCGACCTGCGGGTCGCCGAGATCATCGCCGCCGAGAAGGTCGAGAAGTCGAAGAAGCTGATGAAGATGAGGGTGCGGATCGGCGAGGAGGAGCGGACGATCGTCGCCGGCATCGCCACGGCCTACACGGGCGAGCAGCTCGTCGGACGGAAGGTCGTCGTCGTGGCGAACCTGATGCCCGCCAAGCTCATGGGGATCGAGTCGAACGGCATGGTCCTGGCCGCCTCGCTCCCGGGCACGGGCGAGCCGTCGCTCCTGGCGGTCGATCCGTCGGTCCCGTCCGGGACGAGAGTGAAGTAG
- a CDS encoding TIGR00730 family Rossman fold protein has protein sequence MPEDPAARENLRQILASPSTLRAHEDLAWLTRDDLRGARLQLELQRAETILTEAGITGTIVVFGGTRVVERPEAERRLAEAEARAAASSPDDAGAQRAIGIARRVLAKARYYDEARAFGRIVSSTCQRGGRCDFVVVTGGGPGVMEAANRGAFDVGAKSLGFNIVLPHEQVPNPYITPGLCIHFHYFALRKMHFLMRAKALVAFPGGFGTLDELFETLTLVQTGKMPPVPIVLFGREFWERAIDLPYLVAEGTIAPHDLDLVSYAETAVEAWETIAKFHGIV, from the coding sequence ATTCCGGAGGATCCCGCCGCGCGGGAGAACCTCCGGCAGATCCTCGCCTCGCCGAGTACGCTGCGCGCGCACGAGGACCTCGCCTGGCTCACGCGCGACGACCTGCGCGGCGCGCGCCTCCAGCTGGAGCTGCAGAGGGCCGAGACGATCCTCACCGAGGCCGGGATCACGGGCACCATCGTCGTCTTCGGCGGGACGCGCGTCGTCGAGCGACCCGAAGCCGAGCGGCGTCTCGCGGAGGCCGAGGCGAGAGCCGCCGCGTCCTCTCCCGACGACGCCGGGGCGCAGCGAGCGATCGGCATCGCCCGGCGCGTCCTCGCCAAGGCGCGCTACTACGACGAGGCGCGCGCGTTCGGTCGCATCGTCTCCTCCACCTGCCAGCGAGGCGGGCGCTGCGACTTCGTCGTCGTGACGGGTGGCGGGCCGGGGGTCATGGAAGCGGCGAACCGCGGCGCCTTCGACGTCGGCGCCAAGAGCCTCGGCTTCAACATCGTCCTCCCGCACGAGCAGGTCCCGAATCCGTACATCACGCCGGGTCTCTGCATCCATTTTCACTACTTCGCCCTCCGCAAGATGCACTTCCTCATGCGGGCGAAGGCGCTCGTCGCCTTCCCCGGAGGATTCGGCACGCTCGACGAGCTCTTCGAGACGCTGACGCTCGTCCAGACGGGGAAGATGCCGCCGGTCCCGATCGTCCTCTTCGGGCGCGAATTCTGGGAGCGCGCGATCGACCTGCCGTACCTCGTCGCGGAAGGGACGATCGCTCCGCACGATCTCGACCTCGTGTCGTACGCCGAGACCGCGGTCGAGGCGTGGGAGACGATCGCGAAGTTCCACGGCATCGTCTGA
- a CDS encoding TatD family hydrolase codes for MIELADSHGHLTMVFAGPQARWPTRAATDAEVADLVSRACDAGVTRILVPATTLEDAPRAVEVAERFDGVFAAVGVHPHETKDFDEDRVIPVLERLAASRKVVAIGEIGLDYFYDFAPKDDQKRALVAQLRLAERLGRPVLLHNRESEDDLLALLETEAKGSPERLRGVFHSFCASVATGERAIALGFLVSYSGMITFQAAGNVRESAAALPLGAMLVETDAPYLAPAPFRGKPNEPAFVGRTAARLAEVKGIPLEDVGRVTTANFRRLFGTP; via the coding sequence GTGATCGAGCTGGCCGATTCGCACGGGCACCTGACGATGGTCTTCGCCGGGCCCCAGGCCCGCTGGCCGACGCGCGCGGCGACGGACGCTGAAGTGGCCGATCTGGTCTCGCGGGCCTGCGACGCGGGGGTGACCCGCATCCTCGTGCCGGCGACGACGCTCGAGGATGCCCCGCGCGCCGTCGAGGTCGCCGAGCGATTCGACGGCGTCTTCGCGGCCGTCGGCGTCCACCCGCACGAGACGAAGGATTTCGACGAGGATCGCGTCATCCCGGTGCTCGAGCGGCTCGCGGCGTCGAGAAAGGTCGTCGCGATCGGGGAGATCGGCCTCGACTACTTCTACGACTTCGCCCCGAAGGACGACCAGAAGCGAGCTCTCGTCGCGCAGTTGAGGCTCGCCGAGAGGCTCGGCCGCCCCGTCCTTCTTCACAACCGCGAGTCGGAGGACGATCTCCTCGCTCTCCTCGAGACCGAGGCGAAAGGGAGCCCGGAGCGGTTGCGCGGGGTCTTCCATTCCTTCTGTGCGTCCGTCGCGACGGGCGAGAGGGCGATCGCCCTCGGGTTCCTGGTGAGCTACTCCGGGATGATCACGTTCCAGGCGGCCGGGAACGTCCGCGAGTCGGCGGCGGCGCTCCCGCTCGGGGCGATGCTCGTCGAGACCGACGCGCCGTACCTCGCCCCCGCGCCGTTCCGCGGCAAGCCGAACGAGCCGGCGTTCGTGGGGCGCACGGCGGCCCGGCTCGCGGAGGTCAAGGGGATCCCGCTCGAGGACGTCGGCCGAGTGACGACCGCGAACTTCCGGAGGCTCTTCGGCACGCCGTGA
- a CDS encoding metallopeptidase family protein, which translates to MRRRPPRPPRLSMVDFEKLVAEAVEGLPPEFKEMLENVIIAVEEEPEEDDYVETDTPDDEELFGIYRGPMRTELEFGALPGLPPQVVVFRGPILRCCASNREAVHEIQDTVRHELGHYFGLEDDEMPY; encoded by the coding sequence GTGAGACGCCGTCCGCCGCGCCCGCCCCGGCTCTCGATGGTCGATTTCGAGAAGCTCGTCGCCGAGGCGGTGGAGGGGCTTCCGCCCGAGTTCAAGGAGATGCTCGAGAACGTGATCATCGCCGTGGAGGAGGAGCCGGAAGAGGACGACTACGTCGAGACGGACACCCCCGACGACGAGGAGCTCTTCGGCATCTACCGCGGGCCGATGAGGACCGAGCTCGAGTTCGGCGCCCTCCCCGGACTCCCGCCGCAGGTGGTCGTCTTCCGGGGCCCGATCCTGCGCTGCTGCGCCTCGAACCGTGAGGCGGTCCACGAGATCCAGGACACCGTTCGCCACGAGCTCGGTCACTATTTCGGGCTCGAGGACGACGAGATGCCGTACTGA
- the pnp gene encoding polyribonucleotide nucleotidyltransferase translates to MKESVTALVGGRALTIENGKVAKQADGSAVVRLGDTVVLVTACYARDPKDVDFIPLTVEYKEYQYAAGRIPGGFFKREGRPTEKEILTCRMIDRPIRPLFPAGYAFETQIVALVLSADGENDPDILAINGTAAALALNPIPFTEVLGAVRVARIGDRFVFNPTKKEREESTIDLVVVGTRQAVSMVEAGSKEVSEDLMLEAILEGHRELHKVIDAIEELQRRQGIVKQAFTSPAPVPAEIMAEVRKRWDGPMMEALTWKGKIESYAKIKAVKKAAVAEVPDDQPELKAQVKRAMSDLVEVMTRETILRDRKRLDGRAFEEVRPIEVEIGVLPRTHGSALFTRGETQALVTVTLGTSDDTQLIEDLEGEFERKFMLHYNFPSFSVGEVKRFGSPGRREIGHGRLAWRSIDAVLPKEFPYTIRIVSDILESNGSSSMATICGGSLALMDAGVPMNAAVAGVAMGLVKEGDAWAVLTDIAGQEDHYGDMDFKVAGSRKGITALQMDIKISGISREVFEKALSQAKAGRMHILDIMEKAIPTARQEISAYAPRLLTIHVPEDKIRDVIGSGGKTIRALQKEYSVKIDVQDDGSVTVASIDMASAEKCIDAIRALTTVPEIGTEYEGTVKRVEPYGAFVEILPGLDGLVHISELAPGRVRETTDVVKLGDKAKVKIIAIDPVNGKIKLSRRQALTPEEAAAEVERLGLNATPPEGEGGGDDRPPFRREGGFGNRDRGPRRDGPGFGGPRPPRRDGPGGFGGPRR, encoded by the coding sequence ATGAAGGAATCCGTCACCGCCCTGGTGGGAGGCCGTGCCCTCACCATCGAGAACGGCAAGGTGGCCAAGCAGGCCGACGGCTCGGCCGTCGTCCGTCTCGGCGACACCGTGGTTCTCGTCACCGCCTGCTACGCCCGCGACCCGAAAGACGTCGACTTCATTCCGCTGACGGTCGAGTACAAGGAATACCAGTACGCCGCCGGCCGCATCCCGGGAGGCTTCTTCAAGCGCGAAGGGCGCCCCACCGAGAAGGAGATCCTGACCTGCCGGATGATCGACCGGCCGATCCGGCCGCTCTTCCCGGCCGGCTACGCCTTCGAGACGCAGATCGTCGCCCTCGTCCTCTCGGCCGACGGCGAGAACGATCCCGACATCCTCGCGATCAACGGCACGGCGGCGGCCCTCGCGCTCAACCCGATCCCGTTCACGGAGGTGCTCGGCGCCGTCCGCGTCGCCCGCATCGGCGACCGCTTCGTCTTCAATCCGACGAAGAAGGAGCGCGAGGAGTCGACGATCGACCTCGTCGTCGTCGGTACCCGCCAGGCCGTCAGCATGGTCGAGGCCGGGTCGAAGGAGGTCTCCGAGGACCTCATGCTCGAGGCGATCCTCGAAGGGCACCGCGAGCTCCACAAGGTCATCGACGCCATCGAGGAGCTCCAGCGGCGCCAGGGAATCGTCAAGCAGGCGTTCACCTCGCCCGCCCCCGTCCCCGCCGAGATCATGGCGGAGGTTCGCAAGCGCTGGGACGGGCCGATGATGGAAGCCCTCACCTGGAAGGGCAAGATCGAGTCCTACGCGAAGATCAAGGCCGTCAAGAAGGCGGCCGTCGCCGAGGTCCCCGACGATCAGCCGGAGCTGAAGGCGCAGGTCAAGCGCGCGATGTCCGACCTCGTCGAGGTGATGACGCGGGAGACGATCCTGCGCGACCGCAAGCGCCTCGACGGGCGCGCGTTCGAAGAAGTCCGGCCCATCGAGGTCGAGATCGGCGTCCTTCCCCGCACCCACGGCTCCGCGCTCTTCACGCGCGGCGAGACGCAGGCCCTCGTCACCGTCACGCTCGGCACCTCGGACGACACCCAGCTCATCGAGGACCTCGAGGGCGAGTTCGAGCGGAAGTTCATGCTCCACTACAACTTCCCGTCCTTCTCGGTCGGCGAGGTGAAGCGCTTCGGCTCCCCGGGCCGGCGCGAGATCGGCCACGGCCGCCTCGCGTGGCGCTCCATCGACGCCGTCCTCCCGAAGGAGTTCCCCTACACCATCCGCATCGTGTCCGACATCCTCGAGTCGAACGGCTCCTCGTCGATGGCGACGATCTGCGGCGGTTCCCTCGCCCTCATGGACGCCGGCGTTCCGATGAACGCGGCCGTCGCCGGGGTCGCGATGGGCCTCGTCAAGGAAGGCGACGCCTGGGCGGTCCTGACCGACATCGCCGGCCAGGAAGACCACTACGGCGACATGGACTTCAAGGTCGCCGGGTCGCGCAAGGGGATCACGGCCCTCCAGATGGACATCAAGATCTCCGGCATCAGCCGCGAGGTCTTCGAGAAGGCCCTCTCCCAGGCGAAGGCCGGCCGGATGCACATCCTCGACATCATGGAGAAGGCGATCCCGACCGCCCGGCAGGAGATCTCGGCCTACGCGCCGCGCCTCCTGACGATCCACGTTCCCGAGGACAAGATCCGCGACGTCATCGGCTCCGGCGGCAAGACGATCCGCGCGCTCCAGAAGGAGTACTCGGTCAAGATCGACGTCCAGGACGACGGCTCCGTCACCGTCGCCTCGATCGACATGGCGTCGGCCGAGAAGTGCATCGACGCGATCCGCGCCCTCACGACCGTCCCCGAGATCGGCACGGAGTACGAGGGGACCGTCAAGCGCGTCGAGCCGTACGGCGCCTTCGTCGAGATCCTCCCCGGCCTCGACGGGCTCGTCCACATCTCCGAGCTCGCACCCGGCCGCGTCCGCGAGACGACGGACGTCGTGAAGCTGGGCGACAAGGCCAAGGTGAAGATCATCGCAATCGACCCGGTCAACGGGAAGATCAAGCTCTCGCGCCGCCAGGCGCTCACCCCCGAGGAGGCGGCCGCCGAGGTCGAGCGCCTCGGGCTGAACGCCACCCCGCCCGAGGGCGAGGGAGGCGGAGACGACCGTCCCCCCTTCCGGCGCGAAGGCGGCTTCGGCAACCGCGACCGCGGCCCGCGTCGCGATGGCCCCGGATTCGGCGGCCCGCGCCCCCCGCGCCGGGACGGCCCGGGAGGCTTCGGCGGTCCGCGCCGCTGA
- the rpsO gene encoding 30S ribosomal protein S15, whose amino-acid sequence MAQSITPKTETIKAFERHEGDTGSPEVQVALLSKRITSLTDHFKAHAKDHHSRRGLLMMVGQRRRLLDYLKKRDVTRYRAVIERLGLRK is encoded by the coding sequence GTGGCCCAGTCCATCACCCCCAAGACGGAAACGATCAAAGCCTTCGAGCGGCACGAGGGCGACACCGGCTCCCCCGAGGTCCAGGTGGCGCTCCTCTCCAAGCGCATCACGTCCTTGACCGACCACTTCAAGGCTCACGCCAAGGACCACCACTCCCGCCGCGGACTGCTCATGATGGTCGGCCAGCGGCGCCGTCTGCTCGACTACCTGAAGAAGCGCGACGTGACGCGCTACAGGGCCGTGATCGAGCGCCTCGGGCTCCGCAAGTAG
- the truB gene encoding tRNA pseudouridine(55) synthase TruB — MTTAQAPNDGPSGLLLVDKPEAITSHDVVDAVRRLLGTRRVGHTGTLDPAATGLLVLCVGRAGRLQSFLTSSDKSYEGTIRFGVETNTYDREGTPVGDPHPDPRPDTEVVRAACSRYVGDFEQAPPPFSAKKIGGKKFYELARRGEAVPHLPKKVCITRFDTLSVEEDVARFHVECSSGTYIRSLAHDLGKELGLGAHLSSLRRTRVGPFLLENARTLAALGDLPAEERTSPPSWIPLSEVPLPFPAVSLLPGEAAKVKRGHAVPVRVPPEAVGAPWIRLLCSGELVALGHLEPLGRGVLALVKPKIVLQD, encoded by the coding sequence ATGACCACTGCCCAGGCCCCGAACGACGGTCCGTCGGGGCTCCTCCTCGTCGACAAGCCCGAAGCCATCACCTCCCACGACGTCGTCGACGCCGTGCGCCGCCTCCTCGGAACGCGCCGCGTGGGCCACACCGGGACGCTCGACCCGGCCGCCACCGGCCTCCTCGTCCTCTGCGTCGGCCGGGCAGGACGCCTCCAGTCGTTCCTGACGAGCTCCGACAAGAGCTACGAGGGAACGATCCGGTTCGGCGTCGAGACGAACACCTACGATCGGGAGGGGACCCCCGTCGGGGACCCGCACCCCGACCCGCGCCCCGACACCGAAGTGGTCCGGGCCGCCTGCAGCCGCTACGTCGGCGATTTCGAGCAGGCGCCCCCGCCGTTCTCGGCGAAGAAGATCGGTGGCAAGAAGTTCTACGAGCTCGCCCGCAGGGGCGAAGCCGTGCCGCACCTCCCGAAGAAGGTCTGCATCACGCGGTTCGACACCCTGTCGGTCGAGGAAGACGTCGCCCGCTTCCACGTCGAATGCTCCTCGGGTACCTACATCCGCTCCCTCGCCCACGACCTGGGGAAGGAGCTCGGCCTCGGTGCGCACCTCTCCTCGCTCCGGCGGACCCGCGTCGGTCCCTTCCTCCTGGAGAACGCCCGCACCCTGGCCGCTCTCGGTGACCTGCCGGCCGAGGAGCGGACCTCCCCCCCGAGCTGGATTCCGCTCTCGGAGGTCCCTCTCCCGTTCCCCGCGGTCTCCCTCCTTCCGGGAGAGGCGGCGAAGGTCAAACGGGGGCACGCCGTGCCCGTCCGCGTCCCACCAGAGGCCGTCGGCGCCCCCTGGATCCGCCTCCTCTGCTCGGGAGAGCTCGTCGCCCTCGGACACCTCGAACCGCTGGGCCGAGGGGTCCTCGCCCTCGTGAAACCGAAGATCGTGCTACAAGACTGA
- a CDS encoding bifunctional oligoribonuclease/PAP phosphatase NrnA, whose product MTEADFEAVASLLSSGRRFLLTGHRNPDGDSLGSALALAQALQDRGKEALVVMRDRWSSSYEGMPGVSDVRISAELPPDWPSGWDAALVMECPEPERPGFPALLSGTTVNVDHHPGNTRWATHNLVVLPAAAVGEIVADLLDRLEWPMTPRIATNLWVSLVSDTGSFRYGNTTARALALGARLVTEGVRPDVVNEFLYEARPLSTIKLESLVLGTLELHDEGRVALVSLPKRFLAESGADEADGEGLVNRARGIDGVKAAALVRESDEPGVFRCSLRSKGSVDVRSVAAARSGGGHRNAAGCRVAGTWESAKADIVHALAAAVSQEPG is encoded by the coding sequence GTGACCGAGGCCGATTTCGAGGCCGTCGCGTCGCTGCTCTCCTCGGGACGCCGTTTCCTCCTCACCGGCCACCGGAACCCCGACGGCGACTCTCTCGGCTCGGCCCTCGCCCTGGCTCAGGCGCTCCAGGACCGGGGCAAGGAAGCCCTCGTCGTCATGCGAGACCGCTGGTCGAGCTCGTACGAGGGGATGCCCGGCGTCAGCGACGTCCGGATCTCCGCGGAGCTCCCGCCCGACTGGCCCTCCGGATGGGACGCCGCACTCGTCATGGAGTGCCCGGAGCCGGAACGTCCCGGCTTTCCCGCCCTCCTCTCGGGAACGACCGTCAACGTCGACCACCACCCCGGTAACACCCGCTGGGCGACGCACAACCTCGTCGTCCTCCCGGCCGCCGCCGTCGGCGAGATCGTCGCGGACCTCCTCGACCGCCTCGAGTGGCCGATGACGCCCCGGATCGCCACGAACCTCTGGGTCTCCCTCGTCTCCGACACCGGGTCGTTCCGGTACGGGAACACCACCGCGCGCGCCCTCGCGCTCGGCGCCCGGCTCGTGACGGAAGGCGTTCGGCCCGACGTCGTGAACGAGTTCCTCTACGAGGCCCGGCCCCTTTCCACGATAAAGCTCGAGAGCCTCGTCCTCGGGACGCTCGAGCTCCACGACGAAGGGCGCGTCGCCCTCGTCTCGCTTCCGAAGAGGTTCCTCGCCGAGTCGGGCGCCGACGAGGCCGACGGCGAAGGGCTCGTGAACCGCGCCCGGGGAATCGATGGAGTGAAGGCCGCCGCCCTCGTCCGCGAGAGCGACGAGCCGGGGGTCTTCCGGTGCTCTCTCCGATCGAAGGGGTCCGTCGACGTCCGCTCCGTCGCGGCCGCGCGTAGCGGCGGCGGTCACCGCAACGCCGCCGGTTGCCGCGTCGCGGGGACCTGGGAGTCCGCGAAAGCCGACATCGTCCACGCACTCGCCGCCGCGGTGAGCCAGGAGCCCGGATGA
- the rbfA gene encoding 30S ribosome-binding factor RbfA: MKERRRPRKVADVVREELSRLIRTEVSDPAVGFATLTDVVLSSDLRSARVFVSVFGGEGAFEKSVAALNRAAPMLRGMVGRNCGLRFAPELRFEEDHSIERGARIEEILKHLPPPPEEEGGEGEEAGKDEEKE, encoded by the coding sequence ATGAAAGAGCGCCGCCGCCCCCGGAAGGTCGCCGACGTCGTCCGCGAGGAGCTTTCGCGGCTCATCCGGACCGAGGTCTCCGATCCCGCCGTCGGCTTCGCCACCCTGACCGACGTCGTCCTCTCGAGCGACCTCCGCTCGGCCCGCGTCTTCGTCTCCGTCTTCGGCGGCGAGGGCGCCTTCGAGAAGAGCGTCGCCGCCCTGAATCGCGCCGCTCCGATGCTCCGCGGCATGGTGGGCCGAAACTGCGGCCTGCGCTTCGCGCCGGAGCTGAGGTTCGAGGAAGACCACAGCATCGAGCGGGGAGCGCGGATCGAGGAGATCCTGAAGCACCTGCCGCCTCCCCCCGAAGAAGAAGGCGGAGAGGGCGAAGAAGCCGGGAAGGACGAGGAGAAGGAGTGA
- a CDS encoding DUF503 domain-containing protein, with amino-acid sequence MVVALAVFDFHLPSCRGLKEKRAFMRPLKARLRTGFEISAAEVAHQDLLQRAAVGVVAVGPDRSALEPLLSKVVDYVEGWAEESGVELTSLRSEFLEYGDVGAAGSSFGAAEEPS; translated from the coding sequence ATGGTCGTCGCCCTCGCCGTTTTCGACTTCCACCTCCCTTCCTGCCGAGGCCTGAAGGAGAAGCGGGCCTTCATGCGGCCGCTCAAAGCACGCCTGCGTACCGGCTTCGAGATTTCCGCGGCCGAGGTCGCCCACCAGGACCTCCTCCAGCGGGCCGCCGTCGGCGTCGTGGCCGTCGGTCCGGACCGCTCCGCCCTCGAGCCCCTGCTTTCCAAGGTCGTCGACTACGTCGAGGGCTGGGCGGAGGAATCGGGAGTCGAGCTGACCTCCCTCCGGAGCGAGTTCCTCGAATACGGCGACGTCGGCGCCGCCGGCTCCTCCTTCGGCGCCGCAGAGGAGCCTTCATGA